TTAAGATGTTTTATGGGCTTTTTCACAATACCACAAACACAACAAAAGTAGTGTTAGGTCTTCAAGGCAGGGGCCGTGCCTTCTGGTGCTTGCCCAAGTGGCAGCACGCTGGTGCCGAGTTTTCTCAAGCACCCACAGGCTATTGCAAAGCAAACAGTAATAATGGAAAAACAACACAGCACATCCACAAAAGAGCACTAGATCCTACAGTTACACACACCTGGCAGCAGTCTTTAGATTTAAACTCTACCCAGAGGAACCAAGTTTGCCTCAGACTGTACCGCACACCCATAACTACTCCCAGGGCTGAGCTACTGCATTTGCCACATGAAGTTCAAACCCCTGGTATTCTGATAGGTAACAAGAGTCTTCAGCACATGAGCACTCACTATTGTCAAGAGTGATGAGAAAGATCCTCTGAATCATGTGATTGATGTTGAGCTGTTCGCATAGTTCGCGCTGGGAGCGGAAGGAGCGGCTGATCTCAGCCACAGAGTAGTCGCAATCATCCAGACTCTCGGATATGCTGTTATCCGAGTCATCTTGGCTGACCGAAGTTTCATCTCCTGGAAGAAAAAACTCTTAAGTGCCCTGGCAACCACAGATGAGGCAAAAGCTTCGACTCTGCAAGAACAAACGGCACCGACGCAGGAGTTTGACGATTTCAAGAGGACTCTGTCAAGCAGCTCGCTCAAGTCTCTCCCATCGTCACGCCGGTGATTGCAGCCCAGACTACGAGAATCAGCGTGCCTTACCAGGGAAGAGCCACGGCCCTGCCCGGGCTACAGAGTTGCCCGCCGGGCCCGCGGCTCCTCTTCCCACACCGCCCGCATGcgggccgccgggcccggcgccgaGCACTGCCAGGCGGCGGGCGGCACCCAGCGCCAGGGCGGCCCGGCTGCGCCCGCGCCCGCTGACCTGTGAGCTGCCGCAGCTGCTGCTTCTGGACGGCGGCGAACTGCTTGGCGTCCGCCACGGAGCTGAAGAGCGCGGCGAAGGGGTTGCTGGAGATGCTGTTGTTGTTCTCCTGGTCGGTCAtcgcccctcagcgccgcgccATGCGGGCCGCGCGGCGGCTGCGGAAAGAGCGCCTGTCAGCCCGCGCGCCCACGGCAGCGGCGCCCCGCCGCGACAGGCCTcggcccccgggcgccgccggggcaggggcggccggcggggggcaCCGGCGGCCTGGGGGcaccggccgcgccgggcccgctgCGCTCACCTCCCTCCTCCGCCAGGCAGCGCCGTACGTCGCCGCGCCGGAAGTCGTCATCGCACCGCGCCGGAAGCCGGCGGTGAACGAGGCGGGCGCTTTTGATGGGCGcgcgcggcgaggggcgggcccagggcggggcgcggggcgcgggcggcggcgccccctggcggcgcggcggggcatcgcgggcgggcggccggggcgcgcggcgcgggcgcgggggggggggaggccgcgccgccagggggcgcccgcgcgcgcgcccACGCGCGCCCACGCGTGTCCGTGTCCACGAGTGTGCTTGGCCGTGAGCGTGTATGTCCACGCGCGCGCGTGTGGTCGGTACTGCAGCATCATTCCTTATGGCTGCATGGGTCACAGAGACATACAGTGTGTCTCGGAGCAcaaaccacccccccccacacacacacaccctctctCCCCTACAGCTTCACGCACAAGCGTGTACAGCCACAGAGCCCTACAGGGATACACCTGCATGCACCTCACACAACTGTGCAAAGGTACCTGCAGCACCTTACAAAACTGAgttgctacacacacacacacacacacacacacacacacacacacacacacacacacacacactctgaccCAGACTTGCgcggaggcttttttttttttttttttttaaagcaaaacacaaatttCTTTTCTGATGCAGTGGAAAAACTTGCCGCAGCTGGAGAGTGTGTTAGAaacagggctgcttggcaggggCTCGCTGGTGCCTGATGCAGTATAACACTGATGCTGACACTGATACAGACACAGGCCTGTGCAAAGCAGGGCCCTCGGCAGGGCAGcgctgcaaagcagggctgggggggggggggcatgacATGTGGGGTCCATGGGGGACAGGACAGGCAGGGGACAGTGGGCAGGGGGTTGCTGGAGTGCAGCACCAAGACCCCTGCTATGGGCAACCATGTGACAGACCACCACGAGCCTGTGGGCACAAACATGTGCCGCTAATATCAATAATAAAAGACCAATCCAGGGGCCCTTGGGGTgggagctcgggggggggggaatggggctGTTGCGTGTGTCCCAGGGCCCTTGGGGAGGCTCTGGGCAGGGCGGGGGCCATTGCATGGGTCCTGGGCTGtcggggggctctggggggggctGTCGCATGGGTCCTgtgccattgggggggggggggctcgggagGGGGCATGGAGGCCGTGGGGCCATTGTGTGGGTCCCGGGGCCATCGGGGGGGCTCTGGGCAGGGTGGGGAGGGGGCATGGGGCAGACATGTGGGTCACAGGGCCGTGCCTCAGTTTGTACTCTCCATGCCATTGGTGCATGGTGCTGTAGCTGTTTGGTCCCCTGCTACATGCTGCCCATCACTGTGGGGCTGCAATGGGGCCGGGGCGCAGTGTccctgtgctcacagcactgggGAGCCAGGTGCGTGGAGGCCACCACAGCCATGGGGTGTCAGTGCTGCCATGCCGTGCAGCTCGTGCTGCTGCGGGGGCTGCAGCGCCTGCCCGTGTTCAGGGCGGGCGCACAGTGGGGCTCAGCCTTAGCTGGCACTGAGCGGCTGTGCGGGGCCATGCTGCTCGCGCGGCACCTGCGAGGAGTCATACAAACAGGACACTGCTGcgctttggtttggtttgttttaatgaagagttttttttgttttttttttttttttaatcaattgttCTTTGGATCTTAAGTTCCTTGTCACAAAAACAGAACTTTGCAAAAATAATGCCACTTCGCTGGAGTCCTTGCTGGAGCTACAGGCTGTGCTGAGGAGCTGGGCcaagggggtggggggtggtTTGCCTCCTACGGAGAAGGACTTCAATATGGCACCGTCAGTGTGAGATACCTCGTGGGGCCCCGCtctgggtacctgcagcacatgcagGACATGCATGGCCTGATGATggcttgtgccccccccccccccccccgagggacaGACCTGGCCTACGCGGGGGAAGCACCACAAATGTGCAGTGGTTTGGAGCAGTTCTGCTCCTTGGACCCACATTGCCACAGGGTGGTTCTGCTCCCTTCTCTGGGAGGTTGGCGGTTTTCTACAGGCATCTTGCCCAGGTGGCACAAACGGACTTTCAGATTCGGGAGCCCTCAATGTCACCCCTAGCACTGCTGTCTCGTActccagccctctgttctgcCAGCAAAACCAAGGTTAACCACCGCAACTGAGCTGCTGGGACTGTGCTGTGTTCCCTAAGTCTGGGCTCGGAAACGTGGAGCTACAGGGTTCTTGTGGCCGACTCCCTCACAGCAAGGTTGTACAGGACTAAAGCCacatgtggctgagtgcttgtGACAGACAGGTGTCGTGCAAAAGACCCCCGCACCAGAGCTAGCCTGCATCCGGGTGGCGAGGTCAGGGAGTGTGTGTACGTTGGCTGAGGGGTAGCagtgtttttcccctcctgttctgTCCCACCCCACCACAGTCCTTGAAATGTGAAGACGGTTGCTGAGCCATCTCCTGCCTCCCCCGTTCCTGGGGCACTGCTCAGACAGTAGCACCCTGGTTCAGGAACTCGgtgctcctttcctcctccatggtgctggggatgctcagtctGCCTAGGGCTTCCTTGCTGCACCTGCCACCTTGCAGGTTATCGTTCATCTCAGCTGAAACGCAGGGGTGCAGCAGATGGTCCCAGTACAAGCTCAGCGTGGAGCGGTCCTGGCACTCCAGCTCTTTCATTTCCTGCATCTCTCTTGCACTCACTGCTGGTGTCTGCACCTCAAATGTCATTTCAAATCTGCTATAGTCTACCTGGAAGGCTCCTTTCTCCAGGGACATGCAGGGTTCAAAACGGTATCCCCAAAGGATCTCATCTTCAGTGTAAGACGTGCGGGCTTGACATGTCATCCCTGCAGCAACAGAAGGTTGAGAGGTTGGTCTAGCAAGTTTTAATGTGCTGTTGAAAGGAAAAGCAATGGGTATAGCCAGAATGTCACCCACTAACTAAAGAGGGCTGGGAGAGAATTCCCTGTGGGAATGGTTCAAATTGTAGCACTTTTTGGCTGCAAGTGTCTGTGGCTGCCCAGCATCAGGGATCAGATACCAGAGTAAATGGTATTGACAATGTATCCTGCTTTGGCAACAAGTCAACACACAGCACAGTGGAGGCAAAGGCCCCAGCCTACCTGATCCCCTGGGTAACTTAGAGCAGCCTCAAGGCCATGCCAGCTTGCCTCCATTGCTAACTAGCAgccagtgcaggcagcagggctcagGGAAGGACCAGCTGATGTGGGGATGGCTGCCTGGTGGGAATTTTCTTGTTAACATTTGCTAGAGTAGATGAATGGACTAAGTAGCATTTCCAGAGAGACACACTCCTCCACAGGAGATACTCCAGGTGCACCTTCCTCCCTCTCCAAGCTCTTGTGCAGCACTGAGGGATGCACATGCCCCTCCACAATCTCTGAAAGAGTCATTGCCAACAGCTGCCAGGCTACTTGCCTATAGGACATTTTTCCTGCAAATAAAATCTGCAGGGTATAAGGATCATGGCTCATTTGGCCAAGGCGAGAGGAAGAGAGAGCTGAAGAGTGCTACGCCTGTTCAGTGCTTCGTCTCCTGCAAATGGTTATTACTTGTGGATCTGGGGAATGAACTACCCCCCAAGGCTCGCCCGGATCCTCTGCAGCGCTCACCTGTGGCTTCCACAATGCCCTCaaggatgatgatgatttcaAACTGCTCCCTTTTCAGAGACTCTGCTGACATTTCCCAGAAGGGGCTGTGCTGATTGATCACGTGGCAGATGATCTGGGGCTCGACCAGGAACAGTCTGTCCTCCCCTGTGTCATAGCCAAGGTTCAGCTCTGACTGCTCCAAGGGGATGAACTCCCCTTCTTTGGTCTGTCTGGATTTGATCAGTTTAGCTCTTATTTTTGCATCTACCATGTGGCTATCCCGGAGGTCCCCAATACGGAACATCAGGCAGAGTTTCTCATCCCGGTGGGAGATGACACAGTTTTTGCTGAAGATTAAGGTCTGGGCACGTTTCTTGGGCCTGGAGATCTTGACAAACATACACCCCACCATAAGGGCATCGATCATGGACCCAATGATGGACTGCACCATGAGCAAAATGACGCCCTCGGGGCAGTTGGCTGTCACGATCCTGGAGCCATAGCCAATGGTCCTCTGACTTTCCACAGAGAAGAGTAAGGCAGATATGAAATTGTCCACATTCTCAATACATGCCTTCCACTCCGGATCTCCGATGTGGTTGACGTCACCCCTTATCCAAGCATCAAAGAAATAGATGATGCCAAAGACAACCCAGGTGGCAATATAGCACATCATGAAAACAAAGAGGAACCAGCGGTACTTGAGGTCCACGATGGTGGTGAAAATATCAGACAAGAACCTCTTTTTCTCCTGGATATTGCCCAGGTTCACCTGGCACTTGCCCATTTTGGTCACATAACGCTGGCGTTGCTGCTTGCTCACTAGACTGAACAGCCGGTCATCATCGATGAGCTTGCAGCGCCGGTTCTGCAACCTCTCCGCAGTGGGGATGAAGACGATGCTCCGGGTCGGTGTTTTGCTCTGTGCTGAGTTGGGGATGTTCGGCACGCTGAGCACATGTCGTGGGTGCCACCGGGTGTTGATGTCCCACAGTGGAGGAGGGGGGTCATGGCGTGATGCTCGACGGTGCTTGGGCAGTTCTTTGGTGTTGATGGAGACGGTGGGCTGGTGCTTGGTGGGCATGATGGCCTCAGAGTCCGTTATGCTCACTCGGCTCTGAAGGAGCGACTGGTCTTTGGGGATGTTGGTGCTGCAGGGCAGGGGAAGGTAGTTTGATATCAGGGCACTTCTCTTTGCAGGTTCAGAGCCTGCTTGCTGTTGGCTGTCTTCCGTTAGAACCACGGGAAAGGCTGGGAGTTCAGGCTGCAAAGGGCAAGGAGCCAGTCGGtgttaaatcattttcttttgtccTCTCTGTTAGTCTTACCTCCTTAAATGCGGGTTCTTTTTATGGACCTGGCGTTCTGAACAGCGAGGTCCAGTCCTGACTGGGGTCATTAGCAATCATCACAGACCAAAACTTACTGAGATCAGAGTTAAGCAAGACTTGCCTACTTCCTTCAGCACAGGAAAAACCCACCGCCTCTGCAGTTTTTATTTTGTACAGGGCAGAGGCAACCTGGTCACGGTCAGCTGTAACACTATTCACGGAGAATCTGCTACCCCAAGGGATGCTGCTGAATGTGTGATTCTGTCACTAAAATGCAGCCCTGCAGGAGTGCAGGAGCTCTTTCATAGCTCTCCCGCAGAAGAAACCTGTACTGCACAAAGAGCACTGGTGGCATGAGGGGCACTAGGGGATGACTGGTGGGATGGCTGAGCCCACCGAAGTGTGAGGTCTTCACTAGGCTCAGTCCTTCACGTGCCCCCGCAGAGCTCTGACAGATCGTCCTCTCCACCCACCGCCAGGCAACGGCTCATGCTGCAATTTTGCCAGCATGCTGGGACTAACGCAGTCCTCCTGGCTATGGGAGATCCGCAGCTCCTGGCTGGCCTGACCATCTGCGCTCACACCCGCTGCAGGCAATAAGCCACCAGGACTGTCTAGGGAGACAGGTGGACATTTTTCATCATGTGAGCTGGAGAGGGCTGTGCACCTGGTGACGAGCGACAGAAGCGACTACCCACGGCATCAAAGCCACCCTACCTTCTGAGGGAAGGTGCCGTATCTGCTGGTGGCCGTCGGTGGCCGAGGCAGGTAGGCCAGCATGTGCTTGGCCGTGGGAGTCTGCACGGGGGGGATGGAGTTTCTCCGGCCTCGGGGCTCCTCATGCTTCAGCCGGCAGCTACTGATGTTGTTGTGGAGGCAGAGGCTGTTgtcctgctgcagctccatgttGCTGCCAGTGACGGGAAGCACCATGGCTGACCCGGGTGGAGAGGCCTAGCCCAGGGCTCTGTGTCCTTTCTGGTGAGGGATCctgccacatgggaacacagagTGGGGGGTTATTTTAATCGGAGAGCAGGGGAGTTCCCTTGGCCACAGCCAGCCTTAAGCAGAGGGTCTGAGCTCCCCATGCTGAGCTGTGACACATGGCATCTGCTCAGATTCCTCTGCTGCCCCCAGCATAGAGGAGAGCTGATGTGGTGCAACGAAGTCCAAGTGGTCAGTCACAGTGCTGTTGGGACACCCCATTCCTGGCAGATGCTGGCCGCAATGCTGAAAGGTGCTGATGTGCTTGCCAGAGTCCCACCAAGAGTCCTCCGGCCCAGGCTTCCCCAAGGCTGGGGGGGGAAGCAAAAGCATCGCCAGTGTATTCCTGCTAATAGCATTTCATGGCCGTAGCAGAACAAGGATGAACACGCAAACCGGTGCCAAGCAGCAGACAAGGAGCACAGAGGAGATTTCAGGTAGCTCCTACTGAGGCAGGGttgcaggctgctgctgggaGAACAGTGATGCCATGAAGGGTGATTTCATGGAGATGTTATTAAGTTGCAGGGCAAGCCCTAAGGGCAATAATATTTTAAGTTGAAgctgctctctcttcctcccaccagaAACTGTGCAGCAAGGAAACAAAATTGTTGTGAAACAAAATGGCTTGCAAATTCTCGAGAAACAGGAGCAGGATTTTCAGGCTCTGCAGTGATGAGGAAACTGCCTTACTGGCATTAGGAACAGGTATCAGTGTCCCGAGATCCCTGCTCCCTCAGGAGAGGGTATGCGGTGTCGCCTCCCCCTTAGCACGGCAGGTAGATGGCAGCCACGAAACACGGGGTTCAGCACAGAGGTCACAAACTCCTCACCTAACGCAGAAACGTGTGCGCCGGTACACCCACACCACAACACCCAGCCTGCCTGCGGCTGCCCCGCACGCTCGGGGCGTCAGCTGAGCCCTAAATGAACTCCTGACTTTTTCATTAGCCCGTAAAACACTTCTTTGCACAGAGCTGAGCCACAATCCGGGCAGGGGGCAACACAGGGGCTCGGGAGGGGATTAGCAAAGCACAGCGTAAATCCTCAGCAGATGAGGCTCCCGAGCTTGTCATGCTGTGTGATTGCTTTGGCAGGGGGCGGGGGTGACAGGCCATTCACTAATGACAGCCCCTCTGTTTGCCTGAagtggttttttatttttttattttttaagagtttCATTGATGGAAAACAGACCCAAATCCCTTGCTTGTCTTAGTGACGTCAATAGAGCCTCAGCACATTGTCTAGAGATCATGTTCCACCCACTTGAAAAGGTGATGtttatttaaatacagttttcataGAAAGGGAAGTTGGATGAGACCCAAAATGCTACTCAGAAGTGCAAACAGCATCGGGGGCCGGGGGCAGACGTCTCAGCGTGCTGGGAGAATCCCCAGGCACTCTGCCGCATTTCGTCCTGTAACTCCCCTCTGCCTGGGGTCTGCGTCGCGCGTCCTTCCCCGAGAgctcgccgcctcagcagcaccGTCGTTAGCACCGTCTGTGGGAACCATGCTACACCGAGACCCGTTCGGCACAGCTTGGTAAGTCGTTTCCCACCTTCTGTCTCACAGGGGCACACAGCTCCTGTGACAGTAATGACAGACCAGCTCGCCTGTGTTTAACATCACCCAGCCACTTCCAGGTGGAGACAGGTACGATGCCTACATCACAGATAGAGAAGCACGATACAAAGTGAGCAAGTTCAGGGAGCTGAGTTGGcagaaataaaacagtaagtGGGTTGAGATGTGGGTGCAAGGAAAGGGATGGCTGGGGAAGGGCCCCTGCTTGCAGCCACAAGCCATTAGATCGACCTAGCAGAGTCATAGATCTC
The sequence above is a segment of the Apteryx mantelli isolate bAptMan1 chromosome 23, bAptMan1.hap1, whole genome shotgun sequence genome. Coding sequences within it:
- the LOC106485189 gene encoding G protein-activated inward rectifier potassium channel 4-like, which translates into the protein MVLPVTGSNMELQQDNSLCLHNNISSCRLKHEEPRGRRNSIPPVQTPTAKHMLAYLPRPPTATSRYGTFPQKPELPAFPVVLTEDSQQQAGSEPAKRSALISNYLPLPCSTNIPKDQSLLQSRVSITDSEAIMPTKHQPTVSINTKELPKHRRASRHDPPPPLWDINTRWHPRHVLSVPNIPNSAQSKTPTRSIVFIPTAERLQNRRCKLIDDDRLFSLVSKQQRQRYVTKMGKCQVNLGNIQEKKRFLSDIFTTIVDLKYRWFLFVFMMCYIATWVVFGIIYFFDAWIRGDVNHIGDPEWKACIENVDNFISALLFSVESQRTIGYGSRIVTANCPEGVILLMVQSIIGSMIDALMVGCMFVKISRPKKRAQTLIFSKNCVISHRDEKLCLMFRIGDLRDSHMVDAKIRAKLIKSRQTKEGEFIPLEQSELNLGYDTGEDRLFLVEPQIICHVINQHSPFWEMSAESLKREQFEIIIILEGIVEATGMTCQARTSYTEDEILWGYRFEPCMSLEKGAFQVDYSRFEMTFEVQTPAVSAREMQEMKELECQDRSTLSLYWDHLLHPCVSAEMNDNLQGGRCSKEALGRLSIPSTMEEERSTEFLNQGATV